Genomic segment of Iocasia fonsfrigidae:
AGTGCTGAACTGCAGATTGTACCTGCGGTTAAAGCTAGAGATGTTGGTTTTGACAGGGGATTACTGGCTGCTTATGGTCATGATGATCGGGTGTGCAGTTATACTGCTTTACGGGCTTTAATCGACCTTGAGCGGCCCCTGAATACTGCTATGGCCCTCCTGGTGGATAAAGAAGAGATTGGTAGTATGGGGAGTACAGGTATGCAGTCTCATTTCTTTGAAAATACTATAGCAGAAATGGTCAATCTCCTGGATGAAGACTATTCTGATTTAACTGTGAGGAGGGTTATTGAAAATTCTAGTGCTCTATCTGCTGATGTAAATGCAGCTTATGACCCAACCTTTGCTGATGTCTACGAAAAAAGCAATTCTGCTTTTATGGGCAAAGGGGTTGTGATAACAAAATATACTGGTGCCAGAGGGAAGGCCGGGGCATCAGAAGCTACAGCTGAGTTTGTAGCTGAGGTTCGTTCATTATTTAATAGGGCAGGTGTATTATGGCAGATAGGTGAACTTGGGAAGGTTGATAAGGGTGGTGGTGGAACCATTGCCCAGTTCCTGGCCAATTATAATATGGATGTACTGGACTGTGGCCCAGGTTTGTTGTCAATGCATGCCCCTTATGAGCTGGTCAGTAAAGTAGATGTTTATCACAGTTATCTGGCCTATAATGTTTTTATGGAAAAGTGAGGAAATTTCAAGTAAAGTTATAAATATCTTCGGCCTGTTTTGTAATATGCTTATTCACTAAAAAAGTTAATTCTCCATCTCCTACTTAAGGCAATTAGCAACAAAATAAACTCACTTCACTACGTTTTGTTCAAACAGTATTTTGTAAACCGCTAATTGTCTTAAGTGCGGGGATGGAACTTTTTTAAGTTCATTCACATATTACAAAAACAGGCTAGGATTAATTTTTTTTTGGAGTATTTGAGATTTTGTAATATAGTTAACATTATTTTTTTAAAAATGATTTATAATAGAAGAAAAGACAAGAAAATTAAAATAGAAGGAGTGATTTTTAATGGCCAATACTAAGGAAGTAAATAATAATAATTTCAACAAAGAAGTGCTTAATGCGGATAAACCTGTGCTGGTTGATTTCTGGGCAGAGTGGTGTGGACCGTGTAGGATGGTAGGTCCGGTTGTTGAAGAAATTGCTAAGGAACATGATGAACTTAAGGTTTGTAAGCTGAATGTTGATGATAATCAGGCGTTGGCTGCCAATTATGGGGTAATGAGTATACCTACTATTATATTATTTGAAAATGGTGAGGTTAAGAATAAAGTTACTGGTTATATGCCTAAGAGCAGTCTGGTCAGTAAACTTGGTTTAAGTTAATGATATCGTTAATATAAAAAATAAGCTTACTGGCAGGGGATAAAACCCCTGCTCTTTTGTTATCTATTGTAATTTATGGCTGATTCATTTATAATATATTTCAGGTAGATATATAAGACCAGAGGGTGGGTGTAAATAATGCTGATCGTAGACAATGTTTATTTAACCCTGGGACATAAGGAGGTTTTTCGGGGGTTAAACCTTGAATTTAACGAGGGGAATATATATGGGTTATTAGGACAGAATGGTGCAGGAAAGAGTACAGTGGGTTATTTATTAATGGGGATTGAAAACTATTTTCCGGAAAAAGGGCAGATAATTTTTGATAAGCAGGATATTACAGGACTGGATATCCAGGGGAGGGCCCGGAAGGGCATTACCCTTGCCTGGCAGGAGCCTGCCCGTTTTGAAGGCATTACTGTCCATGACTTCCTAACACTTGGTGGGCGTTATTCAGCTAAAAAAGCCGTTGATCTATTGGAATTAGTCGGCCTCCCTGCTGAAAGGTACTTAAAAAGAGAATTGAATGACAGTTTGAGTGGTGGGGAAAGGAAACGCATTGAGATGGCTTCTGTAATGATGATAGAACCCAGGGTTGTAATTCTTGATGAGCCTGATTCTGGAATTGACTATGGTTCATATGAAAAGGTATTGGATGTTGCCAGGTATCTAAGAGATAAAGGGAGTATAGTCATTATGATAACCCATAATGTAAATATATTTGATAATCTAGATTATGTCTATTTGATTTGTAATGGTGTGGCTTATCGTGAAGGAGAACCTGATGATGTGCGTTATTTCTATGAACATCAGTGTGATAGGTGTGAATATTTGAAAACCGGGGGTGATAGCCTTGCTTACTAATCATAGTGAAGATTTTGAACTGTTGGTTGATGCCTATGAAGAAAGTGGTGGTGCTGCTTCGGTTTTTGATGATGATAGTGCTGCCTTTTTATTGATAAATAAAGACCAGGTTGTTGGTATTAACCAGGTTAAGGGCCTGACAATTGAGACCGAAGAGATTGAAGATGGTATTAAGGCCAGAATAACCATTAGTAAAGGGACAAAATTAAAGAAACCGATGCATATGTGTTTTGGTGTTACACACAGCAGTGGTATTCAAAATATAGTATCAGAGTATATTCTGGAAGAAGGGGCTGAAGCCAGCTTAAAAGCACACTGCAGTTTCCCAAAAGCTGAGGATGTGGTACATAAGATGGATTCAGTCATAAGATTGGGTAGGAATGCTATTTTAAATTATGAAGAGGTTCACTACCACGGTCCTGATGCCGGGATAGAAGTGCTCCCCAGGGCAAAGGCCTATCTGTCTGAAGGTGCTTATTATTTCAATGAATTTAAACTGGTTAAGGGCAGGGTCGGTAAACTTGATGTTGATTTTGAGGTTGAGTTAGCTAAAGAGGCTGTAACCGAGTTTGTCAGTAAGGTATATGGTAAAAAAAATGATCAAATCAGGATAAAAGAAACAATCCATCTCAATGGCAGAGGAAGTAGAGGACTAGCCAAGACCAGGGTTTTTGCCTCAGATAAGACAGTTAGTGAGGTTATTGGAGAGGCTTACGGTAATGCCCCTTATGTCAAGGGACATATAGATTGTGTTGAGGCTGTAAAAGGTGAGGCTGAAGTCAGTGCTGTCCCCATTATCAGGGTAAACAATGACCTGGCTGAATTATCCCATGAGGCAAGTATAGGGAGAATAAACCAGAAACAGCTGGAAACTTTGATAGCCAGGGGCTTAAATGAAGAAGAGGCTACAGATTTGATTGTAAATGGTATGTTAAAATAAGGCCTTCCCTATTTGCCTGGCAATATTTTATATGATACAATATCTGTAAAGATTTACTGTTTGGGAGAGTGGGAATATGAAGGTATTAGTCATTCATGCTCAGGATGATAAAATTACTAAAATTGCTAAAGCTATGGTTGAAGGTATTGTTAATAATGGTAATCAGGCAGATCGAATTAGTACCAGTGATACCGGGGGATTAGTTAATTTCCACAGTTATGACCTGGTTTTAGTCGGTAGTCCAACAAAGGGTTTTTTTAAAGGAAAGATTGATGAAAATATTAAACCCTTTTTAGGGCAGTGTAAGAGGACAGTTGGTAAAGAGGCTGTTGCTTTTGTGACCCCGAGGGGATTTGCTACTACCAAAGCCTTAAAATTAGTAATGGCTGTTCTGGAGAGTCTGGGGTGTATTGTCAAAGATTTTGTAAGCCTTAGTACAGTAAAAGAAGCAAGGGTATTTGGTGGGAAGCTGTAATATTTATTCATGGTTTTATTTATTTGAGCAGGGAAATATCCTTGTAATATTTTTATGCCTATTATATAATGTATAAGGTGCCACAGAGTGGGTAGACACCATCTGTGGTTTTTTCTTATGTTATATGAAATTGTGGATAACTTTAAAGACCGACCAATATATTTACTTACCTTGTCGTGCACTATGGCGTCCTGCCTTCGTTTACTGTCGAGAAATTGTCTTCCGGTGTCCTACCTCCAGCCAATTTCTAGAGTCGTCCAGTAAATATATTGGTCTGGTTTATTATGATGAGTAGTTAACTTTGAGTGAAAAGTGGTTCTAAGTAAAAATAAATAATTATTGATTAAGTTTGGGTGGCGAAGCCATTTTGTTCGATAGAAAGTACAGGGGTTTTAATATGAGTAGGAAGATTGAATTAACTATTAAGAGTTGTCAGAAATACCCAGATGATGGCAGAGTAGAGGAGATTAATAGTTCGACAGAGGGGTTAATTTATCGCAAAAACAGGTTACATTATCTGGTATATAATGATTATTCAGCAGGTTTATCAGGGGTCAGGACGACTATAAAGATTGACCAGGCCTGTGAAAGGGTCCTTATTATTAGGGCTAAGCCCTATGAGTATCAGCAAACATTTGTCAATGGAAAGAAAGAAAAAGGTAGTTATCAAACAAATTATGGTAGGATTAAGACAGCTGTTTTAACTGAAGAATTAAAGATAGATCTCAGGGATAAAAAAGGTAGTATTTTAATAGACTATAAATTGTATTTCAATGGACAATATACCAGTAGAAACAATTTATTAATTAACTGGGTTTAATTTCACTTAAAATCTAGATAAAGGGAGAAGACTATCAAGGGGGGGTATCAATGGCTAGTAAATATATTTTTGTGACAGGTGGTGTGGTGTCAGCCCTGGGAAAGGGTATTACAGCTGCTTCACTTGGTAGATTATTAAAAAGTAGGGGATTGAAAGTCAGCATTCAAAAGTTTGACCCATATATCAATGTAGACCCGGGGACAATGAGCCCCTATCAACATGGTGAGGTCTTTGTTACTGATGATGGGGCTGAAACAGATCTTGACCTGGGACATTATGAACGCTTTATTGATGTTAATTTAAGCCAGAATAATAATGTTACTACCGGCCAGATCTATGGTTCTGTTATCAGGAAAGAAAGAAAGGGTGAATACCTGGGAGCTACTGTACAGGTGATTCCACATATTACAGATGAGATAAAAGATAGGATAACCAGGGTTGGTCGGGAAACAGATGCTGATGTTGTTATTACAGAAATTGGCGGGACTATTGGGGATATTGAGAGTCTCCCCTTTATTGAGGCGATCCGTCAGTTGAAGAGTGATTTAGGGAAGGAGTATATCTTTTATTTACACTGTACCCTTGTTCCGTATATTGCTACTGCCGGTGAGTTGAAAACAAAACCAACCCAGCATAGTATTAAGGAACTAAGGAGTATAGGTATTCAGCCAGATGCTGTTGTCTGCCGCTGTGACAGGGAATTAACCCGGGAGGTAAAAGATAAAATTGCCCTTTTTGGTGATATTGACAAAGATGCTGTTGTTCAGGTGATAGATGCTGACCATATTTATGAGGTGCCCTTATTACTGGAAGAAGAGGGTCTGGCAAGTTATGTTATAGACAAGCTGGGTCTTAAGGACAAAGTGCATGCACCTGATCTCAATGAATGGTGTGAGATGGTCAAGAAGATGCAAAAACCCGGCGGGAAAGTCAAGATATCTATTGTCGGGAAATATGTTGAGCTCCCTGATGCCTATATCAGTATTAATGAATCACTTAAACATGCTGGTATTGCTAATAATGCTGATGTTGAGATCAATTATGTCTATGCAGAAAAACTGGAAGAAGATATTGAACTGGCTGATTATTTAGGTGATTCCCATGGTATTTTAGTACCTGGCGGTTTTGGCGACAGGGGGATAGAAGGCAAGGTTAATGCTATTAGATATGCTAGAGAAAATGAAATACCCTTTTTTGGTATCTGTCTGGGGATGCAGTGTGCAGTAATTGAATTTGCTAGAAATAAAGCTGGTTATAAGGGGGCTAATAGTTCTGAGTTTAACCCTGAATCACCACACCCGGTGATTGATTTGATGCCTGATCAGAAGGATATAGAAAATATGGGTGGTACCATGAGACTGGGGCTTTATCCCTGTAAAATGACCCCTGATACTATAAGTTATGATGTTTATCATGAAGAAATAATTTACGAGAGACACCGCCACCGTTATGAATTTAATAATGAATACCGTAATGAACTAAAGGAAGCGGGGATTGTTATGGCTGGTATTTCACCTGATAATAGACTGGTTGAGATTATAGAGCTGCCAGAACACCCCTGGTTTGTAGGGGTTCAATTCCATCCAGAGTTTAAGTCTCGTCCCAATAGACCGCATCCTTTGTTTGTTGGTTTTGTAGAGGCTGCTGTAGAAAATAGCAAATAGAGTCATCTCAAGGCAGTAAAAAAATAAAAATATTATTTTATGGCAAATATTGTATATCGATTCCAGATATGATATAATTTACAGGAACTTTTTAGTGAGGTTGGTGAAAAATGATGATAACAAGGGTTTCTGGAGGAAAATTATATCATGAAATGGAATTGCTGAGGGAAAGTTTGGTGGAGAAGTATGAAGAGACAAGAAATTTCAGGGATAAAGATGTCTACAATTTGAGCGAAGAGATGGACAGCTATATTATCCAGTATATGAGAGATATTAAGAGGTGATTATTTGGAAAGGGATGTAGTTTTTTTTGACCTTGATGGGACACTTTTGCCGATAGATATTGATGATTTTTTAAGGAAATATTTTAAGGCTTTAACCAGGGAGTTTTCAGATACTTTTGATCCTGATTACTTTATTAAGTCATTACTCAAGGCTACCAATGCTATGATTGAAAACAATGGGGAAAGATTAAATATTGATGTCTTTATTGATTCTTTTCTGAATTTAATGGGTGTTGATAATCAAAGTGATATGATGAACAGGTTTGATAAATTTTATCAGGAGAAGTTTCCCCGCTTAGGGGCAGACATAAGGGCAGGTAAGGTGCCAGCTAATTTAATTAAACACTTAAAAGAGTCAGGGTATCAATTGGTACTGGCCACAAATCCAGTCTTTCCATTACAGGCCATCAAGGAAAGAATGAACTGGGCTAATGTTGACCCAGGAGATTTTGCATATATAAGCTGTTATGAAAACATGCATTACTGCAAACCCAATCCGGGATTTTATCAGGAAATTTTACAGAAAATTGATGTTGAGCCTGAAAGGGCAATGATGATAGGAAATGATGTCCAGGAAGATATGATAGCGGCTACCCTGGGAATGGAGACATATCTATTGACTGATTTTTTAATTGACAGAAGGACAGATAATTCCAGGATAGACTGGAAAGGGACTATGGAGGAACTTTTTGCTTATTTAACAAATAAATAATTTCAGCTTGTATAAAACCCCTTAGCTCAGGTAATAATGGTAATGAACTAAGGGGGGTTTTTTATGTTTAAGAAAACTATTCTTTTAATTTTTATTTTCTTCTTTATAACAGGCCTATTTACTAGCAGATTAGAGGCCGTTCAGGAGACTCCAGGATATATAAAAGCTGTTGATCTAGCAAAAAATGCTGTTTTGATAAATGATAGTTGGTACCATTTATCAGACAGTTCAGAGGTATTCAGGAATGGCCAGGAGAGCAGTTTGCAGGCTGCTTTACCTATTGAGGGTAGTTTTTTCCAGTGGGGCAAAGTAGAACTAAATAACAGGGGGAAGGTTGCAAAATTACAGGTTTATTATCAGGTTTATGAGGGTAAAATTACTGAGCTTTCTCTTTCAGACAGGATAATTAGACTTTCAATATTTAAGGGTGATGGATTGGCCCCTGAAAGTGAATATTTCTACTGGAGTAATGATATAATTAATAAAGAGATGGATTTACTGAAAAAAGGGGAGCACCTTGTATTAATTGCCGCCCAAAATATTGTTATTCATTTCCCGTCTCTGTAAAATATTTATGTTTTAAAAAAGGATTTTTCATTATTATGGAGAATATTATGGTTGAGGAGGTGAATACCTGATTAGGTCTTAATCAGGTAACTAGTCATGGTTGTTGAGATATCCACTGCGTTTGCTATGCGCTGTCCGGCCTGTGGGCGGTTAGAAGTACATCAACTAAATATATTCCAGTTATCTGGAGAAAAGGAGCTTGACTTTTATTGTGAATGTGGGAAACATAAGGCTGCCGTTAAAAGAAAGGGTTCCAGGTATATCTCTATAAAGTATTACTGTATTATCTGTGACCTGGAGCATACTAAAGTTATGCCGTCCAATATTTTCTGGTCAAAGAGACACCTTAATTCTCTAGTATGCCTGGATACTGACCTCAATCTTGGTTATTTTGGTTCATACCGTTTAATCAGAGAGGAGCTGGACCGTCAACAGGAGGAACTTAACTCTATGGCTAATGAACTGGGGTTTGATGAATTTGCCGATCCGGAAATAATGCTGGAGATACTTGATTATCTTCACGATATAGCAGCTACTGGGGGTCTTTATTGTGAATGCGGGAGTCATGATATAAATATTGAACTGTTTTCTAATAAACTGGAACTCTGCTGTTCAAATTGCAATTCAGCAAAACAGATATCTGCCTCCAGCAAGGAAGACCTGACAAGGCTTAAAACCCTTGATGAGGTTGTTATTAAATTAGCTGCCGGTAAATCAAAAAATTCAAAGACCCATAGATAAATTATATAAAATTATAAGGGGGTATACATAAAGATGAACTTAGTTCCAATGGCTGAAATTTTAAATAAGGCACACAAGGAAAACTATGCTGTAGGTGGTTTTAATATTAATAACATGGAGTTTCTCCAGGGGATAATCTGGGCTGCTGAGGAAATGGATTCACCACTTATTTTACAGACAAGTGAAGGGGCAGCTAAATATATCGGTATGGATTATGTTATTGGTATGGTTGATGCGGCTACTAAAAACACCCATATACCTGTGGCACTACACCTTGATCACGGTGGGAGCTTTGAATTCTGTATGAAATGTATCCGAAATGGTTATTCTTCTGTAATGTTTGATGGTTCCCATTATCAACTGGAAGAAAACATTAAACTTACTAAAGAAGTGGTTAAAGCTGCACATGCAGTTGGTGTTAGTGTTGAAGCAGAACTGGGTAAATTAGGTGGCACAGAAGACAATGTATCAGTTGAGGCTAAAGACGCTACGTTTACTGACCCAGAAGAAGCTGTGAGATTTGTTGAAGAAACAGGGGTGGATGCCCTGGCTATTGCGATTGGTACTGCCCATGGTGTTTATAGTGGTGATCCAGAACTTGATTTTGAAAGGTTAAAGACTATCAAGGGAAAAATTGACATGCCGGTAGTATTACACGGTGCCTCTGGTGTACCAGAAGCAGATGTCAAAAAAGCTGTTTCCCTGGGTATTAATAAAGTTAATGTAAATACAGATTTCCAACAGGCCTTTACAGGTAAGATTAGAGAGATATTTGTTGAGGATTCAGGGGTTTATGACCCACGGAAATACTGTGGACCGGGGAGAGAAGCCATTAAAGATAAAGTTATCGAAAAGATAACCTTCCTGGGAAGTAACGGTAAAGCCTAGTTCATTATAGACAACAGGGACTCCTGTCTCCTGCAGGGGTCTTTTTCTTTTCTTTAAATATTCTCTTCGAAAAACTATCATAATTAAGCCAGTCTTCATAATATTATTCTGTCAAATCTTAATTTAAATTTCATTTATATAAATAACAAATTTTTACTTATTGGGATGATTTTATATCTCCCGGGAAGGTGGTTTTAAATTGAATATTAGTGATTTAGAAAAACAAACAATCCCAGAGCTGCATAAGCTTGCCCGCAAGCTAAACCTGAGTGATTATTCGAAAATGAGAAAAAAAGACTTGATCTTTGCCCTGTTAAAAAAAGAAACAGAAAAAGGGGGTAATATCTTTGCAGAAGGTGTTCTGGAGGTAGTAAATGGTGAAGGATACGGTTTCCTTCGTCCTTCAAAATATATCCCCTCTGGTGATGATATTTATATTTCAGCCTCACAGATACGTCGCTTTGATCTAAGGACAGGTGATGTTGTATCTGGTCAGGTTAGAGAGCCTAAAGACAATGAACGGTATTTTGCTTTGCTACGCATAGAGGCAGTTAATTTTCAGGACCCGGAAAAGGCTAAAGACAGGGCCTATTTTGAAGACCTGACACCATTATATCCTCAGGAAAGGCTGTACCTGGAAAATGACCCTGGTGAAGTATCCAGTCGTTTAATCGATCTGGTCTCACCTGTAGGGAAAGGACAGAGGGGATTAATAGTATCTCCCCCTAAAGCTGGTAAGACCGTTCTTTTACAGAAGATAGCTAATAGTATTGCAGCAAATCACCCTGATGTGAAACTTATGATCTTATTGATCGATGAGCGGCCAGAAGAAGTAACAGATATGAAGAGGTCAGTTGATGCTGAGGTAATCAGTTCTACTTTTGATGAACCCCCGGAAAACCATCTTCAGGTAGCAAAACTATTACTGGAAAAAGCCAAAAGACTGGTCGAGCACAAATATGATGTAGTCATCTTGTTGGATAGTATTACCCGTCTGGCCCGGGCCTCTAATGTAACTGTACCTCCGAGTGGTAGGACACTATCAGGGGGGCTTGACCCGACTGCTATGCATTTCCCTAAAAAATTCTATGGGGCTGCGCGTAATATCGAAGAAGGGGGGAGTCTAACAATACTGGCCACCTCACTAGTTGATACAGGCAGTAGGATGGATGATGTTATCTATGAAGAATTCAAGGGAACAGGTAATATGGAACTACACCTGGACAGGCAGCTGGCTGAACAAAGGATATTCCCGGCGATAGATATAAAGAAATCAGGAACCAGGAAAGAGGAACTCTTACTCTCAGAAGGTGAGTTAAAGACCATGTGGAATTTCAGGAAAGGAATAAACAGGTCTGATTCGGCCGATGTTATGAACTCTATGCTTAAGCAACTAAATAATAATAAAGAAAATGAAGAACTATTAAAAAGCCTGGATAAGATATTTAAATAGAGTGGGATATGATAATAGGGGTGGCGAGTAAAATGATTATAAAAAAGCAGTTATTAATAGAGAAAATAGTAATTATCATGATGTTACTAATTATCTTATCACTCCCTGTATTAGCCAACTCTGAAAATTCCCTTACAGTAATTGAGGAGGCTGGTGAGACCTATCTTGTAGAAGATATTAACCGCTTTAATAATCTGGAAAGACCAGTAGTTGCCCTGGCTCTTTCCGGTGGCGGTGCCAGGGCTTTGTTCAACATTGGGGTGATAAAGGCCTTAGTTGAGGAAGGGGTGCCAATTGATATTGTGGTGGGGACCAGTATGGGCTCTATTGTTGGTAGTCTATATGGTAGTGGTTTAGCAATAGAGCAGATTGAAGAGATAGTTACCAGGACCCCGTTCTCCCGTTTGCTGGAAATTAATGTTGCTGATAGTCAATCACTTCTGAAGACTGCCAAAGTAAACCGTTTTATAGAAGACATATCTCCTTATAAACGCCTGGAGGAATACCCAGTACCTACTGCTCTGCTAAGCTATGACTTAACAGATGGCAGCAAGTATTTGACTACTACTGGTAGGATTTCTGAGGAAATTCAAAGTTCCTATGCTATCCCTTTTTATTTTCCAATCTATCAGAAAAATGGCAGGTTTTTAATAGATCCTGGTACTGTAGAGATCAGCCCTGCTAAAGCCGCTTCTGTTCTCGGGGGAGACCTGATAATCGCCACTATGTCCTCTGACCAAAAAACCCCTCCACAACTCTATGATACACCCCTTAAATCAACTAAGAGGTTTCTGGATTTGATACAGGATAAAAATGCTAAACGTATTCTAGAAAATTATGCAGATATAGTTATTGAAACTGATGTAAGTAAATATTCTTTTATGGACTTTAATAAAGCTGAAGAGTTGATTGAACTTGGTTACAGGAGTGCCCGGAAGAAAATGCCGCAGTTAAGAAGGCTTTTACAGGAGAGAGAAATACTACTTGATGATTATCAACCGCGTCCTTTTATCAATGTTGAACAGGAGTTTGTCGATCTTAAATACGATAGAATTATTGTTGATTCCCGGGATATTATACCGGTCTTTCATTATGGTAAAGACCATTCCTTTTTTAATCAGGGTTTAATCAGGACCATCAGAGCTAAGGCCCAGTATGGGCTGGAATATACTAAAGGGCAGCTCCATTTAAATGGATTATACACAAATAATAAGACTGATGATATTGAAATTAAAGGGCGCTGGTGTAAATTGACAAACAGTACGGATTTTATTTTAAAATCTAGCTTTAGTTCTAATAGTGATCTACAAGATTATGAAATAGGGATTAAATATTACCAATATGCCTACACAATTGGCTTTGGCCGAGGTGAAATTGCAGAACAGGATTATCTTTATCTTGATAATAGTTATGAGCTTACTTTTGGTGAGAATTTGATAACTGGTGAGACTGATTTGCTTTTTCCCTTTGGTATTAATCAGGCCAAGATTTTGACCAGCCAGCAGGCCAGCTACATGATAAGCAGCAAGTGGAGGATAAATTCTACATTTGTTTATAATAATAGCAAATTGATGGAATCCCCTATTATTTACAGGGGCCAAAAACCTGATCCTTTTGTAGAAAAGCAATCTTCCCTTGAACTAGAGTACACATA
This window contains:
- a CDS encoding patatin-like phospholipase family protein, coding for MIIKKQLLIEKIVIIMMLLIILSLPVLANSENSLTVIEEAGETYLVEDINRFNNLERPVVALALSGGGARALFNIGVIKALVEEGVPIDIVVGTSMGSIVGSLYGSGLAIEQIEEIVTRTPFSRLLEINVADSQSLLKTAKVNRFIEDISPYKRLEEYPVPTALLSYDLTDGSKYLTTTGRISEEIQSSYAIPFYFPIYQKNGRFLIDPGTVEISPAKAASVLGGDLIIATMSSDQKTPPQLYDTPLKSTKRFLDLIQDKNAKRILENYADIVIETDVSKYSFMDFNKAEELIELGYRSARKKMPQLRRLLQEREILLDDYQPRPFINVEQEFVDLKYDRIIVDSRDIIPVFHYGKDHSFFNQGLIRTIRAKAQYGLEYTKGQLHLNGLYTNNKTDDIEIKGRWCKLTNSTDFILKSSFSSNSDLQDYEIGIKYYQYAYTIGFGRGEIAEQDYLYLDNSYELTFGENLITGETDLLFPFGINQAKILTSQQASYMISSKWRINSTFVYNNSKLMESPIIYRGQKPDPFVEKQSSLELEYTYRFLDSIKIMSVFQLTDIGTYLFADYHNQEKDHLAYGIGTRSKFNLLGFKPVDLNFYYAYDQEEENYHLGMAFDYLF